From Solibacillus sp. FSL W7-1464:
CCCCAACGTTAACTTTACAAACACTTAGTTTATCTGCATTTGGATGCTTTTCTTTTGTCTCAACATAGCCAACTACAAATTTTGGTGAAAAGTCTACATCTAAAGAAATTTCCGCGCCGTTTGCTTTTAAAGCCGTTTCTAATTTCTCTACAAGTTCCGGTGTTACTTCCACATTTCCTGCAACATCCAGGTCTACGTATTTGCTAGCATTAAAAAGGTTAAATGCTTTCACTTCACCAGTTGTTTCTTCTTTTAAAATGGCTACATCGCCAGCGCGCTCCATCGCTGTTTTAACGATTGGCTCCATTGATAATTGTACTAATAGGACATCTCCTACATGTGCTTTGTTGTAAGCTACTTTCATTTTTCGTCTTGCTCCTTTTTTACTTTGTTTTTCGCTAGGATAAATATTGGTTCTAAATGACCGTTTTCATATACAAATGACAGGCTCGTAATCGGCACCGCGCCAACTGTAAAGAAATGCATTGTCATCTGCGCTAATACATCATACCCTACTTCATTCCGAATATCACCAATAATTAATACATCCTGATGCGGGACAGATACCGTCATTTCGCCTTCAATTTGGCTTTCCATTTCCTTTAAAAAGCTTTCGTTTAAAATACGGCTTGCATCATAACCGTCATTCTGATTTAAAAAGTAATAAACATTGCCCGAAACTTCATCACGTTTTACAGAGGTCGGCAATTTTTTTACAGAAAAACGGGCTGCTTCTCGTATATGCTCCTCTGTTACATTTAACTTCGGCAACATTGATTCGTCAATTAAGCGATACGTTGTACCTAGATCAAGCGCATAATAAATACGTGTTTCTGCCGTATGATCTGTCATGATAAAAGCATGGCCATCATTCGATTTTTTTGGGAAGGAAGTTGAGCGGATAATCGGATAAACAGAAGCAAGTCTGCCAAAGCCCTGTTCTTCTTCCCGTTGCATTGCTAAAAATGTTTGCTCAATTGTATAAATCACTTCATCGATTGCCTGCTGTTTTTTCGTTTCGTACTTCGTTAAAATTTCGGGTAAAGAGATATCCATTCCTCGCCCGATTTTTTTATGTTCAAGACGTAATTTATCATGTTTTTCATCGAATGTGAATGTGAAGTTTGCCTCACCTAACTTAGTCTTCAGTTCAGCTACTAACTGTTTCGATTCCATTCAACCACTCCTTTATCTAATCAAAAACGGCTCACAAATGTGAACCGTTCCATTTACTTCATCTATTGTAACAAAAAAGCTATGTGATTACTTTATTCGACGCTTCAACTAGTTAATCACTTTCACTGTTTTCACAATCTCCATCATTTCCTGTATTTTCTCGTCAATTTTCTTACCCTCGGAAATAGTAGACAACTTAACGCCTCCTAAATTGACGATCAGCTCATATTTCTCTTCAGGAAATTTTGTGACAGCAGAAAATCCGAATTGGCCATCCGATTCGAAAGTTTTTTCTTCTACAATTTCATTTTTGTTCTCCTGCTTTAACAAGTCATACTGCAACTGACTGTTTTCCGGTTCATTCTGATTAACGAATAATATATAGGAATCTTTACCATTCAGAATCGTATAATTCAATTCATCGATTCCTTTTTGAATACTATATCCTTTTGGCAAGTATAGCTGTATATGTCCAATCGTTTTGTTTACTTCGTTCGGTTCGCTGCTAAACATTATTTCAGCATTTTCCATCCCTGCCTGTGCTTGTTCTTCGACTGTTTGATTGCATGCTGATAATATAACAACAAGTGAAGTAAGCAAAAACGCATATATCCATTTACGACTCATTGTATTCCCTCTCTTTCAAACCTTCAAACGTATCATAATAATTTTCCGAGCCGTAATGCAACGAATGTGCTCTACATCCGGTCCTATTGCTCTTTATTTATTTTAAATAAAATTTGACCGACTAATAACTTAACGATATGTTCAAACATTTCTTTTCGGTCGATTAAATTATTAGAGAAAATACCAACTGCTCCCTGATGATGACGAATATTTTCGCTATCTGTATAGACGTCCATCACCGGTCCAAGTTCCTTCCCCATACGAAGCTCCTGAGCTATTTCTTCAGGTAGGGCAAATTGAGCTCCTGAACTGGCAATGACCGTGCCATCCTTTAAAACAGCCGCTCCCCAGTTACAGCAATACATAGTTCCTTCGATTTCATCGACACCGCCTTCAAGTCCAAATGTCATATCCGCATTTGTCAGCATCATCGTGTGACGCGCACGGTTGATCGCACCTTGTCTCGTTTCTTCGTTTGAGAAGGGCTGAATCGATACATCTGAAGGTACTTCCATATTTTCGATTGTGGCTTCAGGGAAATACTGTTGGACAATTGCTTCCACAGCGCCTAATTTCGCCTTATTTTTCGATCCTACTGCTACTCTCATTATTTCATCTCCAAGCTGTTCGTTTTTAAACCGTCTATACCTGTAAATTGGTTTCCCGATTTTTATGTAAGTCACGTTAAACCTATTGTCCGCAACCCAAAAACAAGAATGCGATAAGTTCGCATCCTTGTATTATAATATAATATTGAATTTTTTTATACGTTTGCACGAATAGATTCGATTGTGGAACGGTCTGCACTTTGAATTAATTTAACTAGCAGTTCTTTAGCCGCCGCGTAGTCATCCACATGAATAATCGAAGCAGATGTGTGAATATAACGTGAACAAACCCCGATTACAGCTGAAGGAATGCCGTCATTTTGAGTGTGCACACGTCCTGCGTCTGTACCACCTTGGGAAACGAAATACTGGTACGGAATATTGTTTGATTCTGCTGTGTCCAGCACGAATTCACGCATACCACGGTGTGTAACCATTGAACGGTCCAAAATTCGGAGCAATGTTCCTTTGCCCAGTTGACCGAATTCATTTTTATCGCCAGATGTATCATTCGCCGGTGATGCATCCAATGCAAAAAACAGATCAGGCTTGATCATATTTGATGAAACTGCTGCACCGCGTAAACCGACTTCTTCCATAACATTCGCCCCAGAATAAATATGGTTCTTCACTTCCTGACCGTGAATCTCTTTTAAAAGTTCAACCGCCAAACCACAGCCGTAGCGGTTATCCCACGCTTTTGCCATAATTTTTTTCGGATTGGCCATCGGTGTGAATGGACATACCGGAATAATGGATTGCCCTGGACGTACACCTAAATTCATCGCATCTTCTTTTGAATCTGCACCGATATCGATCAGCATATTTTTAATATCCATCGGTTTAGAACGTTCCGCATCCGTTAATAAGTGCGGCGGAATTGATGCAATAACACCCGGAATTTCACGGTCTTTTGTATAGACCGTAACGCGTTGTGCCAGCATAACCTGATTCCACCAGCCGCCAAGTGTCTGGAAACGGATCATGCCGTTTTCAGTAATGGAAGTAACCATGAATGCGACTTCATCCATATGACCAGCGACGAGTATTTTTGGCGCTTGTTCATCTTTTGCTTTACGCACACCGAATACGCCGCCTAAATTATCCTGGATAACTTCATCAGAATATTTTGCTAATTCCGAGCGCATAAAATTGCGGACTGCACGCTCATTCCCTGGCGCACCAGGAAGTTCTGTTAATGTTTTAAAAAGAGCAAGTGTATCTTGATTCATTCTGCAACACCTCTAAATGTAGATTTGCCTTCATTATAACACAAATTGCAAGCAATATTTCGACTTTCGAACCTTCTATTATTTTTACTCTATTTTCAGAATATGATAAAGTAAATGTAGTCACTATTTTGAGGAGGTATTTTGAAATGAATTTAAAAGACTTTACAATAGGGGTAGTAACAGGGATGGCAGCAGCTGTCATTGTTAAAGAAATGAGCAATCGCGTCGCACCATTTGCGAATCCAGATCATATTTTAGCCAACATCAAAGATGAATTTAAAAAACATGCACCAATTGATGGTTCTTGGATTTACATGAAAACAGAAAACTTCAGTAACGGTTTTACAGAAACTCCGGTCTATCGTGGAGGAATTTCCCGCACTATCAACGGCGAGCTTGAAAACTATGAGTTCGCAGCAGATGCCCGTTCCGGTGCCATTGTAGATATTAAACAAATATAATGTAACGGATGCGATGACGTAATTTCAGTCATCGTATTTTTTTGGGCATCGATAAAAGTATTTTAGTCCAACCGATAATAAAAGCACCTGCATCGAAAATTATGCAGGTGCTTTCGTGTTTACTTAATTAATGCCGGTTTCGAACGTTCCAAGCTGTCTTTTACTTCCTTGCCTGTTGCATCCCACTGAATCATGCGGTAATACGCATCATGGTAGAAGATAAAGCGGTAGCCATTTGCCAGCGCTTCTTTCATTAACTTTTCTTTCGCAAATACGCTTGTCATCGGGTAATCATCATATGCCAATACCCAAAGCGGATTTTGATGGGCATGTGTCGGCATAATATCCGCCATATGTAGCGCCACTTCACCATTTTGTTCCAGACGGATAATCGCATGTCCTTCACTATGGCCGCCCGTATGAATCATTTTCAAACCTGGAGCCACTTCCAGCTCACCCTCATATGTTGACACTAAATGCTGAACAGGCTCCCAGTTTTCTTTCCAATACGTATTCTTTGAACGGATATTCGGATTGCGCATTTCGTCCCATTCAATCTGTGTCGTGTGAATAACTGCATTCGGGAAAACCGGAACAAGCTTGTCCCCTTCCCACTTCGTTAAGCCGCCAGCATGATCAAAATGCAGATGTGTCATTAAAATCGCATCAATATCACTTGGCTGTAATCCAGCTTCAGCTAAGCTTTTTTCAATTGTTGATTCTTCGGAAACTCCGAAATTGCGCAACTGCTTTTCATTTAACTTACCGGCACCTACACCAGAATCGATTAAGTAATTTTTCCCCTCGTATTGAATTAAAATCGGTTCACATGCTAATTCAATCTGGTTCAATTCATTCACCGGATATTTACGAGACCACAGTGCTTTTGGCACTACCCCAAACATAGCCCCGCCATCCAGTGCTGTAACACCCCCATGTAACCATGTCAGTGTCATATTGTGAAATTCAAATCGATCCATTTCTCCATCCCCCTAAACCGTTATTATTTCGTCTTGTATTGGCATTCTAGTCGATATATTGGCTGACCGAGCTTCGAGAATTTCTCCTCGTATTCTGTCATAATATTATCTTCCGGCATATTCGCATGTAAGTCTAGTGATACATAATTTAATGCCATACCATACTCGTTCATACTTACGAGTGAATATTCAAAAAGACCACGGTTATCCGTTTTGAAATGGATTTCACCGTTATCAACTAAAATGTTCTCATAAATTTTCAGGAAACCTTCATGTGTCAGGCGACGTTTTGCATGTCGCACTTTTGGCCATGGATCCGAGAAGTTCAGATATACACGGTCCACATCCCCTTTTCCGAAAAACTCTTCCAGCTTCGCGCCATCAACTTTTAATAAACGCAAATTCGATGGTTTGTTAGCTGCTTCAATTTTTTCAAGGGCACAAACGATAACACTATCAAATAATTCAATTCCGATATAGTTAATATCCGGATTTTGCAGTGCCATCCCTAAAACGAATTGCCCTTTACCCGTACCAACTTCGATATGAATCGGGTTGTCGTTGCCGAATACTTCATTCCACTTACCTTTATAATCTTCCGGATTTGGAATAATTACATCAGGATGTTGTTGAATATATTCCGCTGCCCATGGTTTATGCTTTAATCTCACTTACTTATCCTCTTTTCTATTGTGTAGCTGCCTCATATTATAACGGAAAATAGCTTCGTTTGCTTTTATTTTGCTAAATTCCATATATTTTTATGAACGGTTATTTGAACTTTATTTTGACCGAGTGCTAATTTTTGTATTTCTCCATCTGCATGTGCCATGACCGGTTCATCAAAAATCAACTGTGCTTCCGTTGCTGCAAATTGCTCGACTTCCTTTAAAAGGGTATGCTTCCCAAAAAATACGGTCCCAAACAGGAATAATAATTTCCACTTCGATAAATTGGAGACGACTGTCAGTTCAAACTGACCATCGGATGTATTTGATTCAGGAGACAACTTCATTCCCCCGCCAAAATAAGGCTGATTGCTTGCCGTTACAAACCATACATTTTGATATTGCTTCTTTTTCCCTTCTTGGAAAATCGTGAGCTTGAACGGTTTATATGTAAAAAGCGCGTGAATGACATAAAAAGGATAGCTCAGCTTTCCTAGTTTCCATTTATTAAGCGACCTCTTCAGCGTGGACTTGTTAGCGATGTCCGCCACTAATGCATCAAACCCCACACCAAAATTATTAACAAAGTATTTTGTTGACCCGTTGAAGTTTACTACTCCACAATCATGGGAGGTGCTTTTTACTGTTTCTATAAACCGCTCTAACTGTTTATTCGTTTCGAATGCTTCATACCCCCTGGCAAAATCATTGCCAGAGCCGGCTGAAATTGCCCCTAAATAGACATTTTCAAAATAGACTGCACCATTCAGCACTTCGTGAATTGTTCCATCTCCGCCAATGGCAATAAGACAGATGGGGTTTTCCTTTTTTGCTCGTCTGGCAATATCATTTGCAAGCAATAGCGCATGCCCTTCGTATTTTGTCCTATGGATTTGATACGGGATTGCCAACTGCTGTTCAAACTGACGCCAACGCTTCATTCCCTGACCGTTTCCTGCGCAAGGATTAATAATAAAATGAACTTCCATTTATCAATCTTCCGTATTTTCCGTATTCCAAATATCCCGATGAAAAGATGTCGTTTGGACTGTATTTAGTAGGGCTTGTGCACCCCGTATTTGCATATGCTTCATGGGCGAAACAGTACGCGCTAATTGCCCCATCCATTCAGGAAATTTCCGTTTATCCACAAATGAAACGCCATACATTGTTCCGGGATAATCGATATAGCCATTTCGTGTTAATAACACTTTACGAATTGGCAGTTCAATATCATTCTGATGAAAAATCTGTTCGACCACTTTTTCCATCCGGTTTAATTGAATTAAAGGGCTAAGCACTTTTTTTTCATTTTTCCCGACCTTTTTTAACCAGAAGCGTTCGCTATTTGCTATATATACTGCCTGACTTTCCTGTTCCAGAACCGTAATACATAGACATTCTGTCGGTGTCATAATGATAATATCCAATTCTATCGGCGCTTTTTTCACACGTAAAATCGGATAATAGAAGATTAAGTAATTGTCCGGTAATGTTTGTAACATAGATCGCAATAATGTATCGCGCATAAATTTTGGATCGACATAAGATTTTTCGCGTAATGTCGAGCTCGCCCACTTCATTTGGAAATGAAAAAACTGATCGATGAACATTTTCTTAAGTTCTTCTAATGTTTTTGGCGTATAGACAAGATTCGGTTCAAAAATCAGTGTTGTATCCTCTTCTTGATGTAAATTTTCTTCTACTGCCCACTCATTGGAAATGGTCACTTTTTCGATATCTTCTTGTTCTTCTTCGATAACATCTACTTCTTTTTTGAAAGGAAAAAGTTTTTGGAACAGTGATTTTTTCTTCTCTTCCTGTACTTCTTCCTCTATATGTTCCCAACGTTCAATTGTTCCTCCGGTCTGCCATTGATACTTTATTCGCTCCCACTGATTTTGCTTTAAGCGAATAAACTGTGTTGGATAGCGTGCCAAGTCAATTTCGTATCGTGAAATATAATCTTGAAGTTTTATTAACTGAGCCATTTTATCTTCTCCCTAAGTTCATTCCTAATCTTCATTACTTTATATTTTACAGGTTATCCGCCAAAAAAAATAGCGCATTGCCGATAAGCAATGCGCTATTTTTAAATTAAGGAATTATAATTTCCCCATAACATCGGGGTTGATTTCCATTCCGGGTCGGAAATAGATTAAGCCTTAATCCCTTTTGGAATTTTTGTTTCAAATTGAGCTTGTAATTTACGTGTCCATTCGCCTGGTGTACCGTTGCCGATAACAGTACCGTCAATTTCAATAACCGGAGTTACTTCTGATGTTGTTGAAGAAACGATTACTTCATCCATTGAAAGCAGCTGCTCTTTCGTCATTGCCTGTTCGTTTACAGTAAGACCGATTTCCGCTGCACATTTAATAATTACTTGGCGTGTAATTCCATTTAAAATCAGGTTATTGGCTGGGTGTGTATATAGTACACCTTCTTTGATTCCGTAAATGTTTGAAGATGAACCTTCTGTAATAATTTCATCACGGTGTAAAATCGCTTCATAGCAACCTTTTTCATAAGCTTCCTGTTTTGCAAGAACCGCACCAAGCAAGTTTAGTGATTTAATATCACAACGTAACCAGCGAATATCTTCCACAAATGTAGCTTTTACACCTTTTTCAAAGTTTTCTAATGGGCGTGGATTTTCTTTTGCATTGCCTGTAATTACCGGTTTCACATCATCACCTGGGAAAATATGGTTACGAGGGCCGGCACCACGTGTAATCTGGAAGTATACATGACCTGTGTCAATGTTGTTCGCTTCTACAAGTTGATGCAGTAATTGGTGTAATTTATCTTTTGTATATGGAATCGTAATGCGGATCTTTTCAGCACTGTCATAAAAACGGTCAATATGTTCAGTTGCTGTGAACAGTTCCCCATTATATACTTTCACGACTTCATATACACCGTCACCGAATTGGTAACCGCGGTCTTCCTTGTCCACCAGTACTTCTTCATTTTTTACAATTTGATCATTCCATAAACTAAAGCTCATCTCAAATACCACCTTTTAATTAGTTAGTTGCTAAATTTACGATTGCTTCTGCATAAATGGCAGTCGCTTTTATCAAGTTTTCAATATCAACAAATTCATCTGCCTGATGGGCAACATCCTGTTCGCCTGGGAACAGCATTCCGAATGCTACCCCTTTTTCCATAACGCGCGCATAGGTGCCACCGCCAGTTGAAAGTGGCTTCGAATAGTCATTGCTGTATTTGCGATAGACTTGTAGCAATGTTTGAACCAATCCATCTTCCTCGCTTACATAATGCGGGATTGAATTGCTCACTACATCTAACGAAAAAGCTTCGTGCTGTAATAACGTCTGTACTTTCGTTATTTTTTCTTCAAACGGATACGTCACCGAATAACGCATACTCACTTCAATTGACGCACCACGCTCATCAAAGTTTACGATTCCAGGGTTTAATGTTGTCGGTCCCGACATCGCATCTTCAAATTGGAAGTCCAATGCTGTTCCAAAATGATCGTTGTCAAAAACACGGACGATAAAATCAACAAACGACTTGCTTTGTTTTGTCCCCAAAACATTTTGTAAAAATTTCGCTAAATAAACCGCTGCATTTCGTCCCTTTTCCGGTTCCATTGCATGAGCTGATTTACCTTTCACAACAATTATAATCCCATTATCATTTTTAGTGAAAGTACCTTCAACATCATTTTCTTTTAAATATTTCAGAAAATTCTCACTTGTGCTTTTTTCGGCATATTTTAAAGTAGCGGTTGCTTCATCCGGCACCATATTTGTGCGGCTGCCTGCATAGAATGACAGTAATTGCTCATTGCTTAATCGTTTTTCTTTACTAGAGAACGTTAAATGGGCAATACCTTTTTCAGCGTTGATTAGCGGAAAATCAGCATCAGGTGCAAAACCAATTGTCGGCATTTCCTCTTTTTCGAAGTAGCGTGTTACGCATTGGAATCCGCTTTCTTCATCTGTACCAATAATCATACGTACACGTTTTTTCAAAGGGATTTTCGCATCGTGGATCAGTTTCATCGCCAGCCAGGCAGCCATTGTCGGACCTTTGTCATCAATCGCACCACGGCCAAATAATTTTCCATCTGCCACTTGTCCTTCAAACGGAGGGTATGTCCAGCTTGCAGCATCTCCGGCAGGTACTACATCTACATGGCAAAGCACACCGACAAGCTCTTCACCTTGCCCCATTTCAATATGGCCGGCCATATGGTCAATGTTTTTTGTAATCATCCCTTGCTCGATACCTTTTTGAAGCATGAATTCCAATGCTGCTTTCGGACCAGCACCGAAAGGCATTATTTCAGAAAAATTACTCTCATCTTTTACACTTTCTATCTGAATCAATTGCTGTAATTCTTGAATAAGCTCTTCTTTTCTTTCCTGAGCCAGTTGTAACCAATCCATCACTACACCTCATTTTTATAATATTGTTATTGTACTCCTTCTTGTTAAAATTACAATAATCATTTGACAAATTCATTGCTATCTCTATTTCTAGGAATATTAAATATATGAATTTTCTGTAAAAATAGTGTTTTTCGTCTCTCATTTCTGGAAATCTGTTTAGTTTTCCGCTATAATGTATGTGTCAGAACATCTATTCTGACCAAACTTTCAGAAAAGGGGATGTCTAAGGCAAACTACTAAAGCCTAAGTGCACTCCGCACATATTTTGTCGTCCGCTAGTCTTATGCCATGAGAATTTAAGATCGAAGGAGTGGTTTTTAGAAATGAAGCCAACTACTGATAGAATGCTTAATCGTATTAAAGACGTGTATATGTTTATCCTGAATAAAGGAGAAGTGACTACACAGGATTTAGTCGAAGAGTTTAACATCACTCCTCGCACCATTCAAAGAGATTTGAATGTGTTAGCCTTCAATGACTTGGTAATGAGTCCAAGTCGGGGTAAATGGACAACGACGAAGAAAAAAGTAAAAATGACATCTTAGAATTCTTGAAAGCGGCTGATTCTTTATTTTGTGAGAAAGGACTAATTGTCCCAACATAACGTAAGGTGTCGATCAGTTACACATGAAATATTATGAACATTGCTGAGTCAGCAAGCGTTCACTTAGTTCTTGACACATAGAACTAAAAGAAGCGAATGCCTTTTCGTCGGGGCATTCGCTTTTCCTTTGTTTATTATTTTTTCGTTAAAAGATCAAGTTCCTGTTCTGTCAGCTCACGGTATTCACCTAATGGCAACTCTTCATCAAGCTGCAATGTTCCCATCGACAGACGTTTTAAATACGTAACCTTCTTGCCTACCGCCTCAAACATGCGCTTCACTTGATGGAATTTACCTTCTTGGATCATCAGTTCAATTTCCGATTGTTCACCAGACATTAATATTTTCAATTCCCCGGGCTTTGTATGATAGCCATCATCCAATGTAACCCCCTGTGCGAATGCTTCGATATCGGCTTCCGTTACTACTCCGTCAATTTTCGCGTAATACCATTTTGGCACATGCTTTTTAGGAGAAAGCAGATTATGTGCTAAATTACCGTCATTTGTAAGTAGCAGCAGCCCTTCCGTATCTTTATCCAAACGACCGACAGGGAATGGCTCAAAATGCCGATAAGCCGGATCGAGTAGATCAATGACCGTTTGATCGTAACGGTCTTCTGTAGCTGAAATGACACCCGGTGGTTTATTCATCATTAAATAAATAAACTCCACATACTCCACACGCTCGCCAAATACCGAAACATTTTGCTTTTCAGGATTCACATGCATTGCCGAATCATTTACTGTAACACCGTCCACTGTTACAGCTTTTTGCTTTAATAATAGTTTAACTTCTTTTCTTGAGCCGTAGCCCATATTAGCCAGTAATTTATCTAAGCGCATAAAGTCCTCCATGAAAAAAGGGGACGCCTTTTAGTGAGACGTCCTCATTTTTATTTTACTAATTTTAATTTACGTGCAATTTTTGTGAATTTTTCACCTAATAATAGTTGGGCTAACCCTAGTCTATAAGATATCGCACCATAAAGAATCGCACCGACCCCTGCACAAATAATTGCATACAGTAGTGCCAGCATTTTCGTAGTGGCCGGAGCAATCGCTGTTAAAACAATATGTGTAATCCATACCGCTAACGCCATCGCGATTGTCAAAATAATAATTAGTAGAATACGTCGTAAAACAACTGTCGCATCGTAATCTGTCACTTTTTTCAGAACAAAAATATTGATTGCGATTGTCGCTCCATAGCCAAGTGCTGTCGCTAAAATAGCACCATCAACCGACATAAGATGAATAAGCGGTGTATTTAAAATTGTTTTTGTAAGCAAGCCGACAAGTAAACTGAAGATTACCCACTTTTGGTAATTGACCCCCTGTAACATAGCAGCAGTTACTGAAAATAGAGCAAAGAAAATGGCAAGCGGTGCGTAGTGACTTAATACTTGTGTTCCCATTTCGCTGTAGGAATAGAAGAAATGATATAAATCTTCCGCTAAAATTGAAATTCCGATCGCTGCAGGTACAGTAATAAACAGCAGTACTTGATACGTTTTATCCATCGAACTATGTACTTGCTGCAAATTGCCCTGCGTATAAAATTTCGTCACCGTCGGAATAATGGCCATCGAAAAGCCTGTAGCCAAAACAACTGGAATCATGACAATTTTTTGAGTTAACAAGTTAAGCATTGTAAAATACGGCTCATAAATTTCCGCCGGAATTCCACTGGCATGCATTGCACGATTAAATGTCAGCAAATCGATAAGCTGGAATAATGACCCCCCCAATCCGACGAATACAACAGGAATCGAATATTTAAATATTTCTTTGTACATCTCCGAATAAGGAAGTCTCTGTTCTCTTGGGGCTACAACCTGAACAGCCTTAATCTCGGGACGCAGCTTTTTCCAGAAATAAAACAATGTCAAAAGCCCGCCAAGCGCGCCAATAAATGCGGCAAATACCGAGAAATTAATTGCTGTTATCTCATCACCGTCCATAACTTTGACGACAATGAACGCTCCAACTAGTAAAAAGACGATGCGCACAATCTGTTCAATCAGCTGTGAAACAGAAGTCGGCAAATAATGTCCGTATCCTTGCAAGTAGCCACGTACTAAACTCATAAACGGCACAACAATTAATGCATAGCTCACCCACTGGATAACGTTCGCAACTTGCTCCACAGTAAATGTCTGTTCTTCACTGCCAATCACTATATTTGCCAGCGGCGTTGCCAGCAGATTCATTAAAATAAACGCTACAATTCCTGTAAGCGTCATCAGTAAAGCACCTGTTTTTACAAGTCTGCGG
This genomic window contains:
- the dat gene encoding D-amino-acid transaminase, with amino-acid sequence MSFSLWNDQIVKNEEVLVDKEDRGYQFGDGVYEVVKVYNGELFTATEHIDRFYDSAEKIRITIPYTKDKLHQLLHQLVEANNIDTGHVYFQITRGAGPRNHIFPGDDVKPVITGNAKENPRPLENFEKGVKATFVEDIRWLRCDIKSLNLLGAVLAKQEAYEKGCYEAILHRDEIITEGSSSNIYGIKEGVLYTHPANNLILNGITRQVIIKCAAEIGLTVNEQAMTKEQLLSMDEVIVSSTTSEVTPVIEIDGTVIGNGTPGEWTRKLQAQFETKIPKGIKA
- the pepV gene encoding dipeptidase PepV, yielding MDWLQLAQERKEELIQELQQLIQIESVKDESNFSEIMPFGAGPKAALEFMLQKGIEQGMITKNIDHMAGHIEMGQGEELVGVLCHVDVVPAGDAASWTYPPFEGQVADGKLFGRGAIDDKGPTMAAWLAMKLIHDAKIPLKKRVRMIIGTDEESGFQCVTRYFEKEEMPTIGFAPDADFPLINAEKGIAHLTFSSKEKRLSNEQLLSFYAGSRTNMVPDEATATLKYAEKSTSENFLKYLKENDVEGTFTKNDNGIIIVVKGKSAHAMEPEKGRNAAVYLAKFLQNVLGTKQSKSFVDFIVRVFDNDHFGTALDFQFEDAMSGPTTLNPGIVNFDERGASIEVSMRYSVTYPFEEKITKVQTLLQHEAFSLDVVSNSIPHYVSEEDGLVQTLLQVYRKYSNDYSKPLSTGGGTYARVMEKGVAFGMLFPGEQDVAHQADEFVDIENLIKATAIYAEAIVNLATN
- a CDS encoding DeoR family transcriptional regulator, with translation MKPTTDRMLNRIKDVYMFILNKGEVTTQDLVEEFNITPRTIQRDLNVLAFNDLVMSPSRGKWTTTKKKVKMTS
- a CDS encoding pseudouridine synthase; amino-acid sequence: MRLDKLLANMGYGSRKEVKLLLKQKAVTVDGVTVNDSAMHVNPEKQNVSVFGERVEYVEFIYLMMNKPPGVISATEDRYDQTVIDLLDPAYRHFEPFPVGRLDKDTEGLLLLTNDGNLAHNLLSPKKHVPKWYYAKIDGVVTEADIEAFAQGVTLDDGYHTKPGELKILMSGEQSEIELMIQEGKFHQVKRMFEAVGKKVTYLKRLSMGTLQLDEELPLGEYRELTEQELDLLTKK
- a CDS encoding putative polysaccharide biosynthesis protein, coding for MSSLMKGTAILTIGLFLSKLLGLIYIFPFYAIVGEDNIALYNYAYIPYNIMLSIAIAGLPIAVSKFVSKYNALGDFDAGRRLVKTGALLMTLTGIVAFILMNLLATPLANIVIGSEEQTFTVEQVANVIQWVSYALIVVPFMSLVRGYLQGYGHYLPTSVSQLIEQIVRIVFLLVGAFIVVKVMDGDEITAINFSVFAAFIGALGGLLTLFYFWKKLRPEIKAVQVVAPREQRLPYSEMYKEIFKYSIPVVFVGLGGSLFQLIDLLTFNRAMHASGIPAEIYEPYFTMLNLLTQKIVMIPVVLATGFSMAIIPTVTKFYTQGNLQQVHSSMDKTYQVLLFITVPAAIGISILAEDLYHFFYSYSEMGTQVLSHYAPLAIFFALFSVTAAMLQGVNYQKWVIFSLLVGLLTKTILNTPLIHLMSVDGAILATALGYGATIAINIFVLKKVTDYDATVVLRRILLIIILTIAMALAVWITHIVLTAIAPATTKMLALLYAIICAGVGAILYGAISYRLGLAQLLLGEKFTKIARKLKLVK